One Pseudomonas sp. MM213 genomic window, TGCATTACACCGCCATGGCTGCGGCGCAGTTTCCGGACGGCAGTTTTTGTGGCGCGGCGGTCAACGGTTTAAGCGGCAAGGGCCTGGACAGCCTGGTCTTGATCACCACGCTGGCGGTGTTGAGCATCGCCTTGCTCACCTCGATTCTGGATGCGCGTCTGGAGGCGCGCACCGCCGACCTGGCCCGTTCGCTGACCGAAGCCAATCGTGAACTCACCCAACTGGCGCTGCACGACACCCTGACCGGTTTGCCGAATCGGATATTGCTGGCCGACCGCATCGGCCAGGCCATGTCGAAGGTGCAGGAGCAGGGCGGTTGTTTTGCATTGATGTTCATCGATCTGGACGGTTTCAAACCGGTCAATGATGCCTTCGGCCATCACATGGGCGATCTGTTGCTGCGGGAAGTCGGCTTGCGCTTGCGCGAGGATCTGCGCAGCCAGGACACCCTGGCGCGGATCGGCGGTGACGAATTTGTCTTGCTGGTGCAACTGCGCGACGAACATGACGCCCTGAACCTGGCGGCCCGTCAGGTCGGAATGATCGCGCGCTCGTTCCGTGTCGCCGAACATGATTTGCAGATTTCAGCCAGTGTCGGCATCGCCCTCTACCCGGGCAACGGCCAGACGGCCGAAGAGCTGCTGATGAATGCCGATGCGGCGATGTATCACGCCAAGGGCGCGGGCAAAAACGGCTACAGCTTCTTCGACGCCTCGATGAACAGCAACGCGCGCAAACAACTGCAATTGCTGCAAGACCTGCGTAATGCCGTGGACCAGCAACAATTCAGCCTCTATTACCAGCCCAAGTTCGACGCCAGCAATGGCCGGCCGGTCGGCGCCGAAGCGCTGTTGCGTTGGGTGCACCCGACTCAGGGCATGCTGCTGCCGGACAAATTCATCGAGCTGGCGGAGAAGACCGGGCTGATCATTCCGATTGGCGACTGGGTGCTCAACGAAGCCTGCCGCCAGATGCGCGAGTGGTACGTGCTCGGCTACACCGACTGGCGCATCGCGGTGAACCTCTCGGCCCTGCAGTTCTGCCATGCCGGCCTGGTTCAGAGTGTCGCCAAAGCCCTGGCCACGCACCATTTGCCCGCTAACAGCCTGACCCTGGAAATCACCGAAACCACCGCCATGAGCGACGCTGATGCGAGCATGACGGTGCTTAACGAGCTCTCGGAGATGGGCGTCGACTTGTCCATCGATGACTTTGGCACCGGCTATTCGAGTTTGATGTACCTCAAGCGTTTGCCGGCCAACGAATTGAAGATTGACCGCGGTTTTGTCCGCGACCTGGAACGCGACAGCGACGACGCCGCGATCGTTTCCGCCATCGTCGCGCTGGGCCAGGCACTGGGTTTGCGGATTGTCGCCGAAGGGGTGGAAACCGACGTGCAGCAGGATTTCCTGACCCAGCTGGGCTGTGATTCGTTGCAGGGTTACCTGCTGGGGCACCCGCTGCCGGCGGAGCGCTTCATGGTCGACATCCTTCGAGCGGAGCGTGCGGCCGCGTTACCGCTTACCGCCGAGTCACTCTCCCTGTAGGAGCCGGCTTGCCGGCGATGGGCCCCGTGAGAGTTACGTCGATTTCGAGGGCGCTATCGCCAGCAAGCCGGCTCCTACAGAGGACCGTGTAGTTCAGATCGTTCAGGCCCGCCACAAAACCTTGTAGGAGCCGGCTTGCTGGCGATGGGGCCCGTCCAGTCTCCACACACCCCATGCAAAAAACGTCGATGACGGTTATTCTTGCCCCCGACTGCTTACGCTTGAACGGGGAAAGCTCGCATGGACAAAGTCATCGTCATCACCGGCGGCAGCCGCGGCATCGGTGCCGCCACAGCCTTGTTGGCCGCCGAACAGGGCTATCGGATCTGCATCAACTATCAATCCGACGAAGAAGCTGCGCACCGTGTGCTCGAGCAAGTCCGCGCCCTCGGTGCCCAAGCCATCGCGGTCCGTGCCGACGTCAGCATCGAAGACGAAGTGATCGCCTTGTTTCACCGGGTCGACACCGAACTGGGGCGGGTCACCGCACTGGTCAACAACGCCGGCACCGTGGGGCACAAGTCCCGGGTCGACGAAATGTCCGAATTCCGCATCCTCAAAATTCTCAAAACCAACGTCCTGGCGCCGATCCTCTGCGCCAAACACGCGATCCTGCGCATGTCGCCCAAACATGGCGGCCAGGGTGGCAGCATCGTCAACGTTTCCTCGGTGGCCGCACGCTTGGGCGCCCCCAACGAATACGTCGACTACGCGTCCTCCAAAGGCGCACTCGACACCTTCACCGTCGGGCTGTCCAAGGAAGTGGCCGGCGAAGGTATCCGCGTCAACGCCGTGCGACCTGGCTATATCTACACCGATTTCCACGCACTGAGCGGCGATCCGGACCGGGTCAGCAAACTGGAATCGGCAATACCGATGGCACGCGGTGGCCGGCCGGATGAAGTGGCGGAAGCGATTGTGTGGTTGTTGTCGGATAAGGCGTCGTATGCGACGGGGACGTTTGTTGATCTTGGAGGCGGGCGTTAGCCTTCAAGTGTTGTGGTGCCTGTTCTGGTCTCATCGCGAGCAGGCTCGCTCCCACAGTGGAATACGGTCAACTGTAGGAGCGAGCCTGCTCGCGAAGGCGATAAACCAAACACTATCAAACCTTCAGAACGACCGCACAATCCGCCCCAACGTCTCCATCGCCTTCTCCGCAGCCTCATCCCAAGGGCTGCCATAATTCAGCCGAATACAATTCCTGAACCGCTGCGCCGGTGAAAATATCGGCCCCGGCGCAATGCTGATCCCTTGCGCCAATGCCATCTGAAACAACTTCAACGAATCCATCTGCGGCGGCAATTCGAGCCACAAAAAATACCCGCCTGCCGGTTGGCTGACGCGAGTCTGCGCCGGGAAATAGCGCGCAATCGCCGCCAGCATCGCACTTTGCTGCTCTTCCAGCGCATAACGCAGTTTGCGCAGATGCCGGTCATAGCCGCCATGTTGCAGGTAGTCGGCAATGGCCGCCTGCGCCGGCATCGATGCGCACAGCGAGGTCATCAACTTCAACCGCTCAATCTTCTGCGCATAGCGCCCGGCAGCTACCCAGCCAATGCGATAACCAGGGGCTAGGCTCTTGGCGAACGAGCCGCAGTGCATCACCAACCCTTCGGTATCGAACGCTTTCGCCGGTTTTGGCGCCTGCTGCCCGTAATAGAGTTCTGCGTAAACGTCATCTTCGATCAGCGGCACCTGGTGGCTGCGCAACAGCTCCACCAGTTCCTGTTTCTTCGCCTCGGGCATGGTGGCGCCCATGGGGTTCTGGAAACTGGTCATGCACCAGCAGGCCTTGATCGGGTGGCGTTCCAGGGTTTGCGCGAGCACGCCGAGGTCGATGCCGTCGCGTGGGTGCACGGGGATTTCCACGGCTTTGAGTTTCAGTCGTTCGAGGATTTGCAGGCAGGCGTAGAACGCCGGGGCTTCGATGGCCACCAGGTCGCCGGGTTCGGTGACGGCTTGCAGGCACAGGTTCAACGCTTCGAGGGCGCCGTTGGTGATCAGCAGTTCTTCCATGGGCAGCATCAGTCCGCCGACCATATAGCGCAGGGCGATTTGTCGGCGCAGTTGCGGGTTGCCCGGCGACATGTCGGTGACGACCATGCGCGGGTCCATTTCCCGGGCGGCGCTGGCCAGGGAGCGGGACAAGCGTTGCAACGGAAACAGGGTCGGGCTGGGGAACGCCGAGCCGAAGGGCACGGTGTTGGGGTCTTTGATCGAGTCGAGGACCGAGAACACCAGTTCGCTGACGTCGACTTCGGTGGACTCGTTGACCTGGCTGCTGATCACCGGCTCTGAAAACGGGCTCGGCGCATGGGTGTTGACGAAGTAGCCGGAACGCGGGCGGGCGCGGATCAGGCCACGGCGCTCCAACAGGTAATAGGCCTGGAACACCGTGGACGGGCTGACGCCGTAGGTCTGGCTGGCGTAGCGCACCGAGGGCACGCGCTGGCCGGGGCCGAGGACGCCGGAGCGGATCAGTTCAGCGATGTCGTCGGCGAATTTTTCGTAGCGTTTCATCGAGTGCCCGGTTCATTGTGGTTCAGTGAAATCGAGGTGACTTCTTCGCGGGCAAGCCTCGCTCCTACAGACACCATCGTACCGTAGGAGCGAGGCTTGCCCGCGAATGGCAGCACCGCAGTCTAAGGGATCAACGGTTCATCGGCGCAACAAACCGGCTTTTGGCCACGCTATAAATCTCAGGTTCATCGCTGTCGACGATCTTGAAATTGATGCTCTGCGAGCTACTGCTCGGCCGTTCGGTGGTCATCGCCACGGACACCGGCACGTCGACAATTTCGCCCGGCGCCAGGCTCAGTTCGGTCTTGCCTTGCAGCTGGAAGCCGTCGCCATCGACCAGGGTCAAGCGGTAGTCCTGACGTTGCTGGGTCTTGTTGATGACTTTAAGGCTGTAGATGTTTTCGATCTGCCCCTGGCTGTTCTCGCGGAACAGACCACGGTCCTTGCTGACGTCCAGCGACACCATCGGCCGTTCCACCAGCGCGAGGGCGAGGGCGCCGATCATCACCAGCAACACCGCGGTGTAGCCGATCAGCCTTGGCCGCAGCAGATGCGTCTTGCCACCTTGCAACTCGTGCTCCGAGGTGTAGCTGATCAGGCCACGGGCATAGCCCATTTTGTCCATGATCGAATCGCAGGCGTCGATACACGCGGCGCACCCGATGCACTCCATCTGCAAGCCATCGCGGATGTCGATGCCGGTCGGGCAGACCTGCACACACAGTTGGCAATCGATGCAATCACCAAGGCCGACGTCGGCAGGTTTCACCTCACGTTTGCGTGGGCCACGGTTTTCACCACGGGCGACATCGTAGGAAATGGTCAGCGTGTCCTTGTCGAACATCACACTCTGGAACCGTGCATACGGACACATGTGCATGCACACCGCTTCGCGCAGCCAACCGGCGTTGATGTAAGTCGCGCCGGTGAAAAACAGCACCCAAAACAGGCTGACACCGCCCATCTGCAAGGTCAGCAACTCTTCGGCCAGCGGGCGGATCGGCGTGAAGTAACCGACAAACGTCAGGCCCGTCATCAAACTGATCGCCAGCCACAGCGTGTGCTTGGCCGAGCGACGCATCAGTTTATTGACGCCCCAGGGCGCGGCTTGCAGCTTGATTCGCTGGTTACGCTCGCCTTCGGTGATCTTCTCGCACCACATGAAGATCCAGGTCCAGGAACTCTGCGGGCAGGTGTAGCCGCACCAGACCCGGCCGGCAAATACGGTGATCGCAAACAGACCGAACGCGGCAATGATCAGCAGCGCCGACAGCAGAATGAAATCCTGCGGCCAGAAGGTCGCACCGAAGATGTGGAATTTGCTTTCGGAAAGGTCCCAGAGCACGGCCTGACGGCCACCCCAGTTCAACCACACGGTGCCGAAAAACAGCAGGAACAGAAATCCCGCACCGCTCAAGCGCAGGGTTCGGAACAGGCCGGTGAAGCTGCGGGTGTGGATCAGGTTGTCGCTGGACTTGGCCTTCATCTTTGGACGCGAAGGCTCATTTTTAACAAATGAGGCGGGTTCTACGGTTCGGACGGGGATTCTTTCGCTCATGGTCTTTCGCTCATCAGCCTCCATCAGGCATGAGCACTATGAGCGGCGATCTGTTTGCATAACAGACTCAGGTATCGCAATAAAAAGCGGATCAGATGAGCGTTTGGCCTCGCCCTGCGACAAGTTGATGCACCCGTCAAAACGGGGCGCGGGTGCCTATATCAGGCGCCCGCGCGTGATGTTGATCCGGGTCAGTCAAATCACCGAATCACTGTTGGTTGCCTTCAGATGCCGGCGGCCGTCCACTGCGCCTGATACGGTCAATGCATCGGCTTCTGCTTCGGTGATGTAAATGCGCTGGCCGTCGATGTCTACCGCCGACATGGCCTTGGCGCCGTCGGTGATGATGGTGACGTCGGGGCACAGACGGATTTCTTCGCCGTTCTGCGTGATGAAGAAGCAGGTCTGGTTTTCGATGCGCACAGTCATGGAGAGGTCCTTTTTCTGCGGGTTCATGACTGTTAGGGCACCCGCGGCCGCCATCGTTCTGTGCAACCGATTAATGGTCGGCGCGGTCCATCCTCTATCGAGCATCTACAAGGATTGCACCATGAACGCCTGGTGGCATGAGGTTTGGGTGACGCTGCAAGCGGAGTTCGCCGACATCGGCGACGCCTCACAACTGACACGAATTACCGTCAGATTGCTGATAGCGGCGATTTTGGGCGGGATTCTGGGGTTCGAGCGTGAACACAAGGGCAAGGCGGCCGGAGTGCGAACGCACATGTTGGTCGCCCTTGGCGCGGCATTGTTTGTGCTGGTGCCGCAAATGTCCGGTTCTCAGGCGGATGCCATGAGCCGCGTGGTGCAGGGCGTGATCGCCGGGATCGGCTTTCTCGGTGCCGGGACCATCCTGAAAAACCAGGACGGTGATGAAGGCCACGTGAAAGGCCTGACCACCGCCGCCGGGTTGTGGATGACCGCGGCGATTGGTGTTTCCGCCGGGTTGGGGCGTGAGGCGACGGCGGTGTTCAGTACGTTGCTGGCGCTGGGGATTTTCAGTGTGATGCCGAGGATCGTGAAGCTACTCGAAAACAAAGACTGACACGGACCTGTAGGAGCCAGCTTGCTGGCGATGGCGTCCGTACATTAAACATTGCGTTATCTGGACGACCGCTATCGCCAGCAAGCCGGCTCCTACAGGGGTTGCGGCATCATTCAGGTTGGCGGGCATCATTCGGGACTGACGATTACCGGCGGGATGGTTTCTGGCGGATCTTCACGCGGTGGCGGGGTAGTGCCCGGCGGGTCCTGCTCGGGTACAGGCTGTGGCTCAGTCGGCGGAATGGTCGGTTGGTCGATGTTCGGATCTGGCGTTTCTGCCGGGATTGGAATACTCATCGTTGAAGCCTCCAGTGGCACATGGCGCAAGTCGTGCTTAAGTGTGTTGACCACTTCGTGCAGGAATTGATTCCACCGGATACCCAGGCAAATCCCCGTGAACTTTACCGGCGCCCATCGCTCGGAACTTAAGTGAGTTCATTCCGGGGCCGCTGGCCTTGTGCGAATGACGACCAGGTACAAGAGCGTCCATGGGGCGTGAAGGAGAGATGCTCGATGACTGCTGAAAAACCCACAGAGCTCAACTACAACCCTCATATGCCGCTGTCGCAGGCATTACTGCTACCGCGCATCGCCATCGAAAACACCATGCCGACCCTCGATGGCGGGCAATTCGCCGTTAAAGCGGTGGTGGGGCAAGACGTGGTCGTCACCAGCAAAGTCTTCGCCGACGGTCATGACAAACTGGCCGTCCGGGTCCGCTGGCGCGCTGCCGACGATGACGTCTGGCAGAGCGAAGTCATGGGCGAGTTGGGCAACAACGGTTATCAAGGCCAGTTCCGCGTCGACCGCCAGGGCCGCTATGTGTTCTGCATCGAAGCCTGGGTCGATCAGTTCGCCAGCTTCTGTTATGAGCTGGAAAAAAAGTACACGGCCCGCGTGCCGGTCAGTCTTGAGTTGCAGGAGGGGCGCAATCAGGTCCAGCAGGCGGCCGAACGCACTGAAGGACCACTCAGCGAAGCGCTGGCCGCGCTGCACCATGAATTGTCCGGGTTGCTCGAAACCGAGCAGGTCGCACTGTTTTTGCACCAGCGTAGCGCTGACCTGATGGCGGAGGCCGATCACCACGCTTTTTTGAGCCTGAGCGCCGAGTATCCGCTGGATGTCGAACGCGAGCTCGCGCAGTTTGCCAGTTGGTATGAGTTGTTCCCGCGTTCGATCACCGATGACCCGGCCCGTCACGGCACCTTCAATGACGTGCATTCGCGGCTGCCGATGATCCACGACATGGGGTTCGACGTGCTGTATTTTCCGCCGATCCACCCGATCGGGCGCAGCTACCGCAAAGGCCCGAACAACTCGCTCACCGCTGGCCCCGACGATCCGGGCAGCCCCTATGCCATTGGCAGTGAAGAGGGCGGGCATGAGGCGATTCATAAGGAGCTGGGCACCCGCGAAGACTTCCGTCGGCTGGTGGCTGCAGCGGCTGACCATGGCCTGGAAATCGCGCTCGACTTTGCCATCCAGTGTTCCCAGGACCATCCGTGGCTGAAACAGCACCCCGGCTGGTTCAACTGGCGCCCGGACGGCACGATCAAATATGCCGAGAACCCGCCGAAGAAATACCAGGACATCGTCAACGTCGACTTCTATGCGGTCGAGGCGATCCCCAGCCTGTGGGTCGAGTTGCGCGACATCGTGGTCGGCTGGGTCGAGGAGGGCGTGAAGCTCTTTCGCGTCGACAACCCGCACACCAAACCGTTGCCGTTCTGGCAGTGGCTGATCGCCGATGTGCGGGCGCTGTACCCGGAGGTGATTTTTCTCGCCGAAGCCTTCACCACGCCGGCGATGATGGCGCGCCTGGGTAAGGTCGGTTATTCGCAGAGCTACACCTACTTCACCTGGCGCAACACCAAGCATG contains:
- a CDS encoding putative bifunctional diguanylate cyclase/phosphodiesterase, with protein sequence MLIGSYSPTLVIISLFVAILASYTALDMTGRIATAKGRAVHLWTAGGAFAMGIGVWSMHFIGMLAFKLPIDLGYDVTLTSLSLLTAFLSSGFALWLVSQPQLPAWQLAFGALVMGAGISAMHYTGMAAMSMQPGIDYDPTLFSASLLIAVGASGAALWIAFRLRKHTPYVRLIRGGAAVIMGIAIVGMHYTAMAAAQFPDGSFCGAAVNGLSGKGLDSLVLITTLAVLSIALLTSILDARLEARTADLARSLTEANRELTQLALHDTLTGLPNRILLADRIGQAMSKVQEQGGCFALMFIDLDGFKPVNDAFGHHMGDLLLREVGLRLREDLRSQDTLARIGGDEFVLLVQLRDEHDALNLAARQVGMIARSFRVAEHDLQISASVGIALYPGNGQTAEELLMNADAAMYHAKGAGKNGYSFFDASMNSNARKQLQLLQDLRNAVDQQQFSLYYQPKFDASNGRPVGAEALLRWVHPTQGMLLPDKFIELAEKTGLIIPIGDWVLNEACRQMREWYVLGYTDWRIAVNLSALQFCHAGLVQSVAKALATHHLPANSLTLEITETTAMSDADASMTVLNELSEMGVDLSIDDFGTGYSSLMYLKRLPANELKIDRGFVRDLERDSDDAAIVSAIVALGQALGLRIVAEGVETDVQQDFLTQLGCDSLQGYLLGHPLPAERFMVDILRAERAAALPLTAESLSL
- a CDS encoding SDR family oxidoreductase, whose protein sequence is MDKVIVITGGSRGIGAATALLAAEQGYRICINYQSDEEAAHRVLEQVRALGAQAIAVRADVSIEDEVIALFHRVDTELGRVTALVNNAGTVGHKSRVDEMSEFRILKILKTNVLAPILCAKHAILRMSPKHGGQGGSIVNVSSVAARLGAPNEYVDYASSKGALDTFTVGLSKEVAGEGIRVNAVRPGYIYTDFHALSGDPDRVSKLESAIPMARGGRPDEVAEAIVWLLSDKASYATGTFVDLGGGR
- the mapR gene encoding GntR family transcriptional regulator MpaR (MapR regulates genes involved in Pseudomonas quinolone signal (PQS) production and anthranilate metabolism) — encoded protein: MKRYEKFADDIAELIRSGVLGPGQRVPSVRYASQTYGVSPSTVFQAYYLLERRGLIRARPRSGYFVNTHAPSPFSEPVISSQVNESTEVDVSELVFSVLDSIKDPNTVPFGSAFPSPTLFPLQRLSRSLASAAREMDPRMVVTDMSPGNPQLRRQIALRYMVGGLMLPMEELLITNGALEALNLCLQAVTEPGDLVAIEAPAFYACLQILERLKLKAVEIPVHPRDGIDLGVLAQTLERHPIKACWCMTSFQNPMGATMPEAKKQELVELLRSHQVPLIEDDVYAELYYGQQAPKPAKAFDTEGLVMHCGSFAKSLAPGYRIGWVAAGRYAQKIERLKLMTSLCASMPAQAAIADYLQHGGYDRHLRKLRYALEEQQSAMLAAIARYFPAQTRVSQPAGGYFLWLELPPQMDSLKLFQMALAQGISIAPGPIFSPAQRFRNCIRLNYGSPWDEAAEKAMETLGRIVRSF
- the ccoG gene encoding cytochrome c oxidase accessory protein CcoG, with protein sequence MSERIPVRTVEPASFVKNEPSRPKMKAKSSDNLIHTRSFTGLFRTLRLSGAGFLFLLFFGTVWLNWGGRQAVLWDLSESKFHIFGATFWPQDFILLSALLIIAAFGLFAITVFAGRVWCGYTCPQSSWTWIFMWCEKITEGERNQRIKLQAAPWGVNKLMRRSAKHTLWLAISLMTGLTFVGYFTPIRPLAEELLTLQMGGVSLFWVLFFTGATYINAGWLREAVCMHMCPYARFQSVMFDKDTLTISYDVARGENRGPRKREVKPADVGLGDCIDCQLCVQVCPTGIDIRDGLQMECIGCAACIDACDSIMDKMGYARGLISYTSEHELQGGKTHLLRPRLIGYTAVLLVMIGALALALVERPMVSLDVSKDRGLFRENSQGQIENIYSLKVINKTQQRQDYRLTLVDGDGFQLQGKTELSLAPGEIVDVPVSVAMTTERPSSSSQSINFKIVDSDEPEIYSVAKSRFVAPMNR
- a CDS encoding DUF3203 family protein; this encodes MTVRIENQTCFFITQNGEEIRLCPDVTIITDGAKAMSAVDIDGQRIYITEAEADALTVSGAVDGRRHLKATNSDSVI
- a CDS encoding MgtC/SapB family protein translates to MNAWWHEVWVTLQAEFADIGDASQLTRITVRLLIAAILGGILGFEREHKGKAAGVRTHMLVALGAALFVLVPQMSGSQADAMSRVVQGVIAGIGFLGAGTILKNQDGDEGHVKGLTTAAGLWMTAAIGVSAGLGREATAVFSTLLALGIFSVMPRIVKLLENKD
- a CDS encoding alpha-1,4-glucan--maltose-1-phosphate maltosyltransferase: MTAEKPTELNYNPHMPLSQALLLPRIAIENTMPTLDGGQFAVKAVVGQDVVVTSKVFADGHDKLAVRVRWRAADDDVWQSEVMGELGNNGYQGQFRVDRQGRYVFCIEAWVDQFASFCYELEKKYTARVPVSLELQEGRNQVQQAAERTEGPLSEALAALHHELSGLLETEQVALFLHQRSADLMAEADHHAFLSLSAEYPLDVERELAQFASWYELFPRSITDDPARHGTFNDVHSRLPMIHDMGFDVLYFPPIHPIGRSYRKGPNNSLTAGPDDPGSPYAIGSEEGGHEAIHKELGTREDFRRLVAAAADHGLEIALDFAIQCSQDHPWLKQHPGWFNWRPDGTIKYAENPPKKYQDIVNVDFYAVEAIPSLWVELRDIVVGWVEEGVKLFRVDNPHTKPLPFWQWLIADVRALYPEVIFLAEAFTTPAMMARLGKVGYSQSYTYFTWRNTKHELSTYFTELNESPWRECYRPNFFVNTPDINPAFLHESGRAGFLIRAALATMGSGLWGMYSGFELCEAAPVPGKEEYLDSEKYEIRPRDFNAPGNIIAEIAQLNRIRRQNPALHTHLGLRVYNAWNDNILYFGKRSADGSNFILVAVSLDPHNVQEANFELPLWEMGLSDDASTQGEDLMNGHRWTWHGKYQFMRIDPAHQPFGIWRITV